A genomic segment from Pseudobacteriovorax antillogorgiicola encodes:
- a CDS encoding cation:proton antiporter has translation MTPTLALLIILAVAVTVAVVSQKYNLSYTVALVIVGAALSIVKYKFFPEFDVGIHLSHELLFDVLLPILIFEAAFHLKFKPFFANLKWILNLAGTGLLIGIALCTALIFYGCAVFGIHISIGTALLISTIVSATDPVGVISLLRATQAPHKLAVLMEGESLLNDGLAVVLGTIVFILLGFDHHASLSVPWLVKFVLLEIGGSILLGGGIGFVISELMNESKDNLVLISFISIAAFGSFLIAEEIHSSGVLSCLTCGMVVGNMGAERNLSASSKLAVLAFLDYAAFAANSIIFLLIGLDLEIQQLPNDLGAILITWVAMLIARFFFVWQIDIWLPGMPKGYVPVIAWGGVRGGIAMVLALSIPQEFGFRDLAVHCIFGASLLTILIQSTTMKSVLGKYGLVKEKKQLQVIDVIKGKLSSLQSARYHLEKQFKLGAISDEVYNQFSQELAYEGQKIEKWKDKTESLRKQAEEEEARLIKKQLLEVRKENILSAASHGSLEQEIAEKLIAEIDEEIHHLNDH, from the coding sequence ATGACGCCGACGCTAGCGTTACTCATTATATTAGCTGTCGCAGTTACTGTAGCAGTTGTAAGCCAAAAATATAATTTATCATACACCGTAGCACTCGTGATAGTAGGTGCCGCGCTATCAATCGTTAAATATAAATTTTTTCCAGAATTTGATGTCGGTATTCATCTATCTCATGAGCTTCTTTTTGATGTTCTACTACCGATCCTAATCTTCGAGGCAGCATTCCATCTGAAATTTAAGCCCTTTTTTGCCAATCTCAAGTGGATTTTGAATCTGGCCGGTACAGGGCTTCTTATTGGTATTGCTCTTTGTACAGCACTTATATTCTATGGCTGTGCTGTGTTTGGGATTCATATATCGATCGGTACAGCTCTTTTGATTAGTACAATTGTTTCAGCAACAGACCCCGTTGGTGTTATCTCACTGTTGCGAGCAACTCAGGCTCCTCATAAGTTGGCTGTTCTTATGGAAGGGGAAAGTCTGCTAAACGACGGACTTGCCGTCGTTTTAGGAACTATCGTATTTATTCTTTTAGGCTTTGATCATCACGCATCCCTATCAGTGCCTTGGCTAGTAAAGTTCGTCTTGTTGGAAATAGGAGGTTCGATTTTATTAGGTGGAGGAATTGGCTTTGTCATTTCAGAACTGATGAACGAATCTAAAGATAACTTGGTTCTCATATCTTTCATTTCAATTGCTGCATTCGGAAGTTTCTTGATCGCGGAGGAGATTCATTCCTCAGGTGTTTTGTCATGTCTTACTTGTGGAATGGTCGTTGGTAATATGGGAGCTGAAAGAAACCTAAGTGCATCGTCCAAGTTGGCTGTTCTAGCGTTTCTTGACTACGCAGCATTCGCAGCTAATTCTATAATCTTTCTTCTTATTGGCTTAGACCTGGAGATACAACAGCTTCCCAATGACTTAGGAGCAATTCTGATTACTTGGGTCGCGATGTTGATCGCTCGATTCTTTTTCGTCTGGCAAATTGATATCTGGCTACCAGGTATGCCCAAGGGGTATGTACCAGTTATAGCCTGGGGTGGCGTTCGTGGTGGTATTGCTATGGTTCTAGCTTTAAGTATTCCTCAGGAGTTTGGTTTTAGAGACTTGGCCGTTCACTGCATATTTGGTGCCTCCTTGCTAACGATCCTCATCCAATCAACAACGATGAAATCAGTACTAGGAAAGTATGGCCTGGTAAAAGAGAAGAAGCAGCTGCAGGTGATCGACGTTATCAAAGGAAAGTTGAGTTCTCTTCAGTCTGCCAGATATCATCTAGAAAAGCAGTTTAAGCTCGGTGCTATCTCTGATGAAGTCTACAACCAGTTTTCTCAGGAACTCGCCTACGAAGGTCAGAAGATCGAGAAATGGAAAGATAAGACTGAATCGCTTCGAAAGCAAGCAGAAGAAGAGGAAGCTCGCCTTATAAAGAAACAACTACTAGAGGTTCGAAAGGAAAACATACTGAGTGCTGCGTCTCATGGAAGTCTCGAACAAGAAATCGCTGAAAAGCTGATTGCTGAAATTGATGAAGAGATTCATCATCTCAATGATCATTGA
- the hemA gene encoding glutamyl-tRNA reductase produces the protein MSDKLPVLFCVGTNHESAGLDFRETLYLERDEIDASLPKVMEVHGIREVMVLSTCNRLEVYGVLDRSEVDSKHLIDLFVDLQRFSPNPKKELEIEIKNHCYQFLNMDAAQHAFSVASGLDSLVLGETQITGQFKDATNAAQAKGTLGPILKRLTQESFSSSKKVRSKTDISKRPVSISHAAIDLANRVYGHIKDYHVLIIGAGEMAEVAAKYAIKYKPKSLSVVNRTLKNAERLVNELGFGNAYGWEDLHEILPTCDIVISSTAAHDFILTKEHVERSQQIRDGRSTFMVDIALPRDLDPKCSDLDDVYLFDIDDLKQVVGENFEERRKAAEKGKTIIQENAENFLVWMGSQKLKPALAGFRNYMDTLFEQEKNKSLSKGPLQSLSDEQRQSIDMLLKSIANKMSGDASRNVRHPPEGVYAEDLAESLLTLFPLSKDKDKS, from the coding sequence TTGAGTGATAAACTTCCGGTGCTGTTTTGTGTCGGCACCAATCATGAGTCAGCGGGCTTAGATTTTCGTGAAACGCTGTACCTAGAGCGAGACGAGATCGATGCGTCCTTGCCCAAAGTCATGGAAGTGCATGGCATCCGCGAGGTGATGGTGCTATCCACCTGCAACCGCCTCGAAGTCTACGGAGTTCTCGATCGTAGCGAGGTTGATTCTAAGCATTTGATCGACCTGTTTGTAGATCTGCAGCGATTTAGCCCAAATCCAAAAAAAGAGCTGGAAATAGAGATCAAAAATCACTGCTACCAATTTTTGAACATGGATGCGGCCCAGCATGCTTTTTCAGTCGCTTCAGGCCTTGACTCCTTAGTGCTTGGGGAAACCCAGATTACTGGCCAATTCAAAGATGCTACAAACGCTGCTCAGGCCAAGGGAACATTGGGTCCTATTTTGAAGAGGTTGACTCAGGAGTCTTTTTCTTCCTCTAAAAAAGTACGTAGCAAGACCGACATTTCTAAGCGCCCCGTATCGATCAGCCACGCTGCGATCGACTTGGCCAATCGAGTCTATGGTCATATTAAGGACTATCATGTGCTAATCATTGGCGCTGGGGAGATGGCTGAAGTCGCCGCTAAATATGCGATTAAATACAAGCCCAAGTCGCTGTCCGTGGTAAATCGCACCTTAAAAAATGCGGAGCGGCTGGTCAACGAGCTAGGCTTTGGCAATGCCTATGGTTGGGAGGACCTCCATGAAATCCTACCCACCTGTGACATCGTCATCAGCTCAACGGCAGCTCATGACTTTATTTTGACTAAAGAGCATGTAGAGCGTTCCCAGCAAATTAGAGACGGCAGATCTACCTTTATGGTTGATATAGCACTTCCTCGGGATTTAGACCCCAAATGCAGCGACTTAGATGATGTTTACCTCTTCGATATCGACGACCTCAAGCAAGTGGTGGGAGAAAACTTCGAAGAACGGCGCAAGGCTGCCGAAAAAGGTAAGACTATTATCCAAGAGAATGCTGAAAACTTCTTGGTATGGATGGGTAGCCAGAAACTAAAGCCAGCCCTCGCTGGCTTTAGAAACTACATGGACACTCTTTTCGAACAGGAAAAAAACAAGTCCCTAAGCAAGGGGCCTTTGCAATCATTGAGCGATGAGCAGCGACAATCGATCGACATGCTTCTAAAATCAATTGCTAACAAAATGTCAGGCGATGCAAGCCGGAATGTGCGCCACCCTCCTGAAGGTGTCTATGCAGAAGACTTGGCCGAATCACTTCTCACACTCTTTCCTCTATCAAAGGATAAAGATAAGTCATGA
- the hemC gene encoding hydroxymethylbilane synthase: MTELIKIATRGSKLALWQANFVSSLLQDLGLKTELKIIKTHGDRVQDRFLHEMGGKGVFVKELEQAMLDGEVDIAVHSLKDLPAVTPAPFALPAILKRHNPCDAIVFKPESFSRFDIKDQVLSKDHFQDMGPVTIATSSLRRQSLFRGTSPDIKLEAVRGNVDTRLRKLMEGDWDALILAAASLERLNIVDVHHCFIDPEWYVPCAAQGALAIECREDHPLINQIGKLKDPITHRCATLERKILERLGGDCTMPFGAHISSMMNATVVRSLVLDYKGNEARSYQTYDKNILDLNGEMIVDEAVAGLTKMGLEPILKAIEVEVPDLGTLT; this comes from the coding sequence ATGACTGAACTCATTAAGATAGCCACTCGTGGGAGTAAGCTTGCTCTTTGGCAAGCGAACTTTGTATCGTCCCTGCTCCAAGATTTAGGGCTCAAAACCGAACTAAAGATCATCAAAACTCACGGAGATAGGGTCCAGGATCGATTTCTTCACGAAATGGGAGGCAAAGGGGTCTTTGTCAAGGAACTTGAACAGGCGATGCTAGACGGAGAAGTCGATATAGCCGTTCATAGCCTAAAAGACCTTCCGGCTGTAACTCCAGCTCCTTTTGCGTTGCCAGCCATCTTAAAGCGCCACAACCCCTGTGATGCCATTGTTTTTAAGCCAGAGAGCTTCTCCAGGTTCGATATCAAAGACCAGGTATTAAGCAAGGACCACTTTCAGGATATGGGTCCTGTGACCATTGCCACCTCCAGCTTAAGACGACAATCTCTGTTCCGCGGCACAAGCCCAGATATCAAACTCGAAGCGGTGCGTGGCAATGTGGATACGCGCCTTCGCAAGCTGATGGAGGGAGACTGGGACGCATTGATACTCGCCGCTGCATCCTTGGAACGCCTTAATATTGTTGACGTTCACCACTGCTTCATCGACCCAGAATGGTATGTGCCCTGTGCCGCTCAGGGAGCTTTGGCCATAGAGTGTCGCGAGGATCACCCTTTGATTAACCAAATAGGCAAGCTCAAGGACCCAATCACTCACCGATGTGCGACTTTGGAGCGTAAAATCCTAGAGCGACTGGGTGGAGACTGCACCATGCCGTTCGGTGCTCACATTTCATCGATGATGAATGCTACTGTGGTACGATCCTTGGTGCTGGATTACAAGGGCAATGAAGCCCGGTCCTATCAGACTTATGATAAAAATATTCTCGATCTAAATGGTGAGATGATTGTTGACGAAGCCGTTGCTGGGCTTACTAAAATGGGCCTTGAACCGATACTCAAGGCCATTGAAGTCGAAGTGCCCGACTTGGGCACCCTCACTTAA
- the rlmN gene encoding 23S rRNA (adenine(2503)-C(2))-methyltransferase RlmN, giving the protein MEKQHFLSLTRQDYQDLMVSWGQPKFRAGQIADWIYKKNVRSPEEMSNLSKGLRDELFLKLDWSLPEVISKISSDDGSTKLLLRNQQGRSIETVILRYEGRTSLCVSSQVGCKLACDFCQTGKLGFVAHLQKYEILAQLYLANLFLKDEEKKISHVVFMGMGEPLDNYDNAVGAANMMIAESEFNLAARHVTISTSGIVPRIKQMAHETKASLALSLHASRDDLRTSIMPINRKYNLSKLKEALLYYQKETNRKITMEYILINQKNCGQREAKELVKFIHGLRAKVNLIPFNSHPGLPYQRPTGDEIRNFQQYLSDRSIPAPVRYSKGLDVSAACGQLAAKHRDELDQAPDRRRLVEGS; this is encoded by the coding sequence ATGGAAAAACAGCACTTTTTATCTCTGACCCGACAAGACTATCAAGACCTCATGGTAAGCTGGGGTCAACCCAAGTTTAGAGCCGGGCAGATCGCGGACTGGATCTACAAAAAAAATGTCCGATCACCAGAAGAGATGAGCAATCTTTCTAAAGGCTTGCGAGATGAGCTGTTTTTAAAGCTAGACTGGTCCTTGCCTGAAGTGATTAGTAAGATCTCCTCCGACGACGGTAGCACCAAACTTTTGCTTCGCAATCAGCAAGGCCGATCCATTGAGACAGTCATCCTTCGCTACGAAGGCCGTACAAGTCTCTGTGTTTCAAGCCAAGTGGGATGTAAACTCGCCTGCGACTTTTGCCAAACCGGTAAACTCGGATTCGTTGCTCACTTGCAAAAGTACGAGATTCTCGCCCAACTCTATCTCGCGAACCTCTTCCTCAAAGACGAAGAAAAGAAGATTTCTCACGTCGTATTTATGGGCATGGGGGAGCCCCTCGACAACTACGATAACGCCGTTGGTGCTGCCAACATGATGATTGCTGAAAGCGAATTCAACTTAGCAGCGCGTCATGTCACAATATCAACCTCTGGGATCGTCCCACGCATCAAGCAGATGGCGCACGAAACCAAAGCGTCCCTTGCGCTGTCCCTTCATGCATCCAGGGACGACTTGCGCACCAGCATCATGCCTATCAATCGCAAGTATAACCTAAGCAAGTTAAAAGAAGCTCTTCTATACTACCAAAAAGAGACCAACCGTAAAATTACAATGGAATATATTCTGATCAATCAGAAAAACTGTGGTCAGCGGGAAGCCAAGGAGCTTGTTAAATTTATTCACGGCCTCCGGGCAAAGGTCAACCTCATCCCGTTTAACTCTCATCCAGGGTTGCCCTATCAGCGACCAACAGGCGATGAGATCCGAAATTTTCAACAATACCTCAGCGACCGATCCATACCAGCGCCGGTCCGCTACTCAAAAGGTCTAGACGTCTCCGCTGCCTGCGGTCAGCTGGCTGCTAAGCACCGAGATGAGTTAGACCAAGCTCCCGATCGCCGTCGCCTGGTTGAGGGATCATGA